In one window of Myxococcales bacterium DNA:
- a CDS encoding GNAT family N-acetyltransferase → MLEVLVAEHAEVLFEGLCHPELYAFIDERPPASAEALRRRYERLARGRSPDGAERWLNWAVRRGEQYLGYVQATVAPAEHASIAYVLFREHWGFGYARAAALCMMALLEAEGVRRFSATVHTENARSRRLLEGLGFSLRELRPSVPAGPVDEALYGLDVTRP, encoded by the coding sequence GTGCTGGAGGTGCTCGTCGCGGAGCACGCGGAGGTGCTCTTCGAGGGCCTCTGCCATCCGGAGCTCTACGCGTTCATCGACGAGAGACCTCCCGCGAGCGCGGAGGCGTTGCGTCGTCGCTACGAGCGACTCGCGAGAGGACGCAGTCCCGATGGCGCCGAGCGCTGGCTCAATTGGGCCGTGCGACGCGGTGAGCAATACCTCGGCTACGTTCAAGCCACCGTCGCGCCGGCGGAGCACGCGAGCATCGCCTACGTGCTCTTTCGCGAACACTGGGGCTTCGGCTACGCGCGCGCCGCCGCCCTCTGCATGATGGCGCTCCTCGAGGCCGAGGGTGTGCGCCGCTTCTCGGCGACGGTTCACACGGAGAACGCTCGGTCCCGCAGGCTGCTCGAGGGGCTCGGGTTCAGCTTGCGTGAGCTTCGGCCTTCGGTGCCCGCTGGCCCCGTTGACGAGGCGCTCTACGGCCTCGACGTCACGCGCCCTTGA
- a CDS encoding nucleotidyl transferase AbiEii/AbiGii toxin family protein yields MMSRLAPLLDEGTYLAGGVAVASTLRHRLSLDIDLFVPHAFDSEQFVERLARKLKDYQVTGRAVGTVHLEVEGVPISVLSYRYPLLAPAEPRGGLPVAVASPDDLVCMKLSAIAGRGAAKDFWDLTGLLEAGAARGSLGYAMTLYQTKFASVDVGHVIRSLAYFGDADRAPLPAGMTAEHWAAIKANISEAVKAL; encoded by the coding sequence GTGATGAGTCGACTTGCTCCGCTGCTCGACGAGGGGACGTACCTCGCCGGGGGCGTCGCCGTCGCCAGCACCCTGCGACATCGGCTGTCGCTCGATATCGACTTGTTCGTGCCGCACGCCTTCGACTCGGAGCAGTTCGTCGAGCGACTTGCGAGGAAGCTCAAGGACTATCAAGTGACGGGGCGCGCCGTAGGTACGGTCCATCTCGAGGTGGAAGGCGTACCGATCAGCGTGCTCAGCTACCGGTATCCGCTGCTCGCGCCTGCGGAGCCACGCGGGGGCCTTCCCGTTGCGGTTGCGTCGCCCGACGACTTGGTATGCATGAAGCTATCGGCCATCGCCGGTCGCGGAGCCGCCAAGGACTTCTGGGATCTAACGGGGCTTCTCGAGGCGGGCGCCGCGCGTGGTTCGCTCGGATACGCGATGACGCTGTATCAAACGAAGTTCGCGTCGGTCGACGTGGGGCATGTCATAAGAAGCCTCGCCTACTTCGGGGACGCCGACCGCGCGCCGCTCCCCGCTGGCATGACCGCCGAGCATTGGGCGGCAATCAAGGCGAACATTTCGGAGGCGGTCAAGGCGCTGTAG